One genomic window of Maribacter aquivivus includes the following:
- a CDS encoding cupin domain-containing protein, with protein sequence MKSINLKEKYDHVNDFWHPHQIGIVDNMQVLLAKIKGEFVWHSHENEDELFQVVKGTLYMQFRDRTEVVQQGEIIIVPKGVEHCPMTKNDEVVQLMLFEKLSTAHTGNVKDEKTQTDYPKI encoded by the coding sequence ATGAAAAGTATCAACCTAAAAGAAAAGTATGATCATGTAAATGATTTTTGGCATCCACACCAAATAGGTATTGTTGACAATATGCAAGTTTTATTGGCAAAGATTAAAGGTGAGTTTGTATGGCATTCACATGAAAATGAAGACGAACTTTTTCAAGTAGTCAAAGGAACGCTTTATATGCAGTTTAGAGATCGCACAGAAGTTGTACAACAAGGTGAAATTATTATAGTACCTAAAGGTGTTGAGCACTGCCCAATGACTAAAAACGATGAAGTGGTACAACTCATGTTATTTGAAAAATTAAGCACTGCACATACCGGTAATGTAAAAGACGAGAAAACACAAACAGATTACCCCAAAATATAA
- the mgtE gene encoding magnesium transporter: protein MTPFKLTEEFVVEIEQLIEQNNDAELNSMLGAVHYADVAEIINELDKEKATYLIKLLDSDKTSDVLTELDEDVREAILSSLSTKEIAGELEELDTDDAADIIGELPKDQIQDVISKIEDREHAKDIVDLLRYADDSAGGLMAKELVKVNENWNVLTCVKEMRAQAENVTRVHSIYVVDDEDKLKGRLSLKDLLTTSTKTHIKDVFIKNVDSVNVNEDPEEVARIMSKYDLEAIPVVDEIGRLVGRITIDDIIDVIKEEAERDYQMAAGISQDVEADDSIWDLTKARLPWLILGLFGGAGAAVIMGGFEEMFREYTVLFLFTPLIAAMAGNVGVQSSAIIVQGLANDDIKGSISSRLIKEMLLALLNGFILSCLLLIFTWIWKGDFPTSLAISISLIAVIVVAGFIGTFVPLFLDKRGIDPAIATGPFITTSNDIFGILIYFSIAKLILGI, encoded by the coding sequence ATGACACCCTTTAAGCTTACCGAAGAATTTGTAGTAGAGATAGAACAGCTCATTGAACAGAACAATGATGCTGAACTTAATTCTATGTTAGGTGCTGTGCATTATGCAGATGTCGCCGAGATCATCAATGAATTAGATAAGGAAAAAGCCACCTATCTAATTAAGTTATTAGATAGTGACAAAACCTCAGATGTACTTACAGAGTTAGATGAAGACGTACGTGAAGCTATATTAAGCAGTCTTTCTACAAAAGAAATTGCTGGTGAACTAGAGGAGCTAGATACTGATGATGCTGCAGATATCATTGGCGAGCTACCCAAGGATCAGATACAGGATGTTATCTCTAAAATTGAAGATAGGGAACATGCAAAAGATATCGTTGATCTATTAAGATATGCTGACGATTCTGCTGGCGGACTTATGGCAAAAGAACTTGTAAAGGTTAATGAAAACTGGAACGTTCTTACCTGTGTAAAAGAAATGAGGGCGCAGGCAGAAAATGTTACACGCGTACATTCTATTTATGTTGTCGATGATGAAGACAAACTAAAAGGAAGATTATCTTTAAAAGATTTATTAACCACTTCTACCAAAACTCACATTAAAGATGTTTTTATAAAGAATGTAGATTCTGTCAACGTCAACGAAGATCCAGAAGAAGTAGCGAGAATAATGAGTAAGTATGACTTAGAAGCCATACCTGTTGTTGATGAAATTGGTAGACTGGTAGGTCGTATTACCATTGATGACATTATAGATGTTATAAAAGAAGAAGCTGAACGCGATTACCAAATGGCAGCGGGTATATCACAAGATGTAGAAGCAGATGATAGTATTTGGGATCTTACAAAAGCACGTTTACCGTGGTTAATTCTAGGTCTTTTTGGTGGTGCAGGAGCAGCGGTAATTATGGGAGGTTTTGAAGAAATGTTTCGCGAATATACTGTGCTATTCCTTTTTACTCCGCTTATAGCTGCAATGGCAGGTAATGTTGGTGTTCAGTCTAGCGCTATTATTGTTCAAGGTCTTGCAAATGATGATATTAAAGGAAGTATAAGTAGCAGATTAATTAAAGAAATGCTTTTGGCATTACTGAACGGATTTATTCTTTCGTGTTTATTATTGATTTTTACATGGATATGGAAGGGAGATTTCCCTACCTCATTAGCAATTTCAATTTCGTTGATTGCTGTAATCGTAGTAGCAGGATTCATTGGTACTTTTGTTCCATTATTTTTAGACAAAAGAGGCATAGACCCTGCCATAGCAACCGGACCTTTCATTACGACCAGTAATGACATTTTCGGAATTTTAATTTACTTCTCTATTGCAAAATTGATTTTAGGCATTTAA
- the rsmA gene encoding 16S rRNA (adenine(1518)-N(6)/adenine(1519)-N(6))-dimethyltransferase RsmA: protein MGTKRKKNKGDKYAHKKQYEKGPVKAKKYLGQHFLKDEDIARQIAETLLQQDYKNVIEIGPGTGVLTKYLLLRDSNLVAMDLDTESITYLNETFPLEHPKAFEGNGTFKVIEADFLNFDTSTLFGDEQFGITGNFPYNISTQIVFKMLTLRNQIPEFSGMFQKEVAQRICSPEGSKAYGILSVLVQAFYKAEYLFTVEPDVFDPPPKVQSGVLRLTRKANFELSCDEQLLYRVVKTAFNQRRKTLRNSLKTFTLSDNLREDTIFDLRPEQLAVDDFIALTNKIANDTL, encoded by the coding sequence ATGGGAACGAAAAGAAAGAAGAATAAAGGTGATAAGTATGCTCATAAAAAGCAATACGAAAAAGGTCCTGTAAAAGCAAAGAAATACTTAGGTCAACACTTTTTAAAAGATGAGGACATTGCCAGACAAATTGCAGAAACCCTCTTACAGCAAGATTATAAGAATGTAATAGAAATTGGTCCAGGTACAGGCGTACTAACTAAATACCTCCTTTTACGAGATAGCAATTTAGTGGCTATGGATTTGGATACGGAGTCCATCACTTACTTAAATGAGACCTTCCCTCTAGAACATCCCAAAGCATTTGAGGGCAATGGTACTTTCAAAGTAATTGAAGCAGATTTTCTAAATTTTGATACCTCAACCCTTTTTGGCGATGAGCAATTTGGTATAACTGGTAATTTCCCATATAATATCTCTACGCAGATAGTTTTTAAAATGTTGACCCTTAGAAATCAAATACCTGAATTTTCAGGGATGTTTCAAAAAGAAGTCGCCCAACGTATTTGCTCTCCTGAAGGTAGTAAGGCATATGGTATTCTTTCGGTTTTGGTACAAGCTTTCTATAAGGCAGAATATCTTTTTACAGTTGAACCAGATGTTTTTGACCCTCCGCCTAAAGTACAGTCGGGCGTATTACGATTAACCCGTAAAGCAAACTTTGAGCTTTCTTGCGATGAGCAACTTTTGTATCGTGTGGTAAAAACTGCATTTAATCAACGTAGAAAGACCTTACGTAACAGTTTAAAAACATTTACATTATCAGATAATTTAAGAGAAGATACTATATTTGACCTTCGACCAGAACAATTAGCGGTAGACGATTTTATAGCATTGACGAACAAAATAGCAAATGACACCCTTTAA
- a CDS encoding DUF4286 family protein, with protein sequence MYIYNVTTNIEETAHETWLQWMKETHIPQVLSTGKFLSAKFSKVLVEEDMGGYTYSVQYTVKDKATLERYYEEDAPALIESIQKKFAGQLVSFKTELEVVDEFFVQRATATHYLFTYGTLQEREVQLGVFSRPLNGFEDELPLYTISDIKVADLYPTLRHTGVKEDAIKGQVYTISHQELQKADRYEGEAYERIQIQLASGKNAWAYIAK encoded by the coding sequence ATGTATATATATAACGTTACCACGAATATTGAAGAAACAGCTCATGAAACCTGGCTGCAGTGGATGAAAGAAACACATATTCCACAAGTACTATCAACCGGTAAATTCTTAAGTGCAAAATTCTCAAAAGTACTAGTTGAAGAAGATATGGGCGGCTATACTTACTCAGTACAATACACCGTAAAGGATAAAGCTACCTTAGAAAGATACTATGAAGAAGATGCACCGGCGCTAATAGAAAGTATTCAAAAGAAGTTTGCTGGCCAATTGGTTTCTTTTAAAACCGAATTAGAAGTGGTAGATGAATTCTTTGTACAAAGAGCAACTGCTACACATTATTTATTTACGTACGGAACTTTACAAGAAAGAGAAGTACAATTGGGAGTCTTCTCTAGACCTTTAAACGGATTTGAAGACGAATTACCTTTGTATACAATTTCTGATATAAAAGTAGCGGACCTCTACCCTACTTTACGGCATACAGGAGTTAAGGAAGATGCTATAAAGGGGCAAGTGTATACCATATCTCATCAAGAATTACAAAAAGCAGATAGATACGAAGGTGAAGCTTACGAAAGAATTCAAATTCAATTAGCTTCTGGTAAAAATGCTTGGGCTTACATTGCAAAATAA
- a CDS encoding tetratricopeptide repeat protein, which yields MRFIFFLITYLALSTFAFAQDDFLAKQYFADGDFEKAVVFYEKLVEKNPRRTEYVQDLVACYQQLERYQEAENFLNQRLNDRNPYPTLLIDLGYNYALQEKEEMAQTYYDKALDIISKNPNYGYAIGLQFQKYSLLDMAIKAFQTSMKLNPALNFNFQLARIYGEQGNVEAMYNSYLNLVIDGKTSKSNILRSIDDFVSEDAEDKNNILLKKVLLERAQKNPDILWNELLSWLFIQQKQYGSAFRQEKAIFKRMNGSSTTRLENLGNDALDNEEHEVAKDIYSYIIENTSNKITQLDAELNLIDIELLNASTNQLDAIQKKYDALVDEYGYKTQSLQLQVAYANFLTFTKNDPAPAQKLLKNSLELPLSDRGTAYLKLALGDILVYDKKFNEALIYFSQIQQKLKNDVLGQDARYKVAQTSFYKGDFDWALTQLKVLRSSTSQLIANDAMQLSLLISDNSLEDSTQTALKKYARADFLAYQNKTGEAITALGDILENHKGEKIEDEALLKQAQLFEKQKKYEEAQLNYQKIITFYGNGILADDAYYALGELYRKVLNDPQKAKEQYEKIIYNYQDSYYFPEARKNFRILRGDAIN from the coding sequence ATGCGCTTTATCTTTTTCCTAATAACATATTTAGCACTATCTACATTTGCCTTTGCCCAAGATGATTTCTTGGCAAAGCAATATTTTGCTGATGGTGATTTTGAAAAAGCAGTTGTTTTTTATGAAAAGCTCGTAGAAAAAAACCCTAGAAGAACAGAATATGTTCAGGATTTAGTTGCTTGCTATCAGCAATTAGAACGTTACCAAGAAGCTGAAAATTTTTTAAATCAGCGCCTAAATGACCGTAATCCTTACCCAACATTATTAATAGACTTAGGTTACAATTATGCCCTTCAAGAAAAAGAAGAAATGGCACAAACGTATTATGATAAAGCGTTGGATATCATCTCTAAAAATCCTAATTATGGATATGCGATAGGTCTTCAATTTCAAAAATACAGTCTTTTAGACATGGCTATAAAAGCCTTTCAAACATCAATGAAGCTAAATCCTGCATTAAACTTTAACTTTCAGCTTGCTAGAATTTATGGGGAACAAGGCAATGTTGAAGCAATGTATAATTCATACCTAAATCTGGTTATTGACGGTAAAACATCTAAATCTAACATACTAAGAAGTATTGATGATTTCGTTTCTGAAGATGCTGAGGACAAAAACAACATTCTATTAAAAAAAGTACTTTTAGAGCGTGCACAAAAGAATCCTGATATTCTTTGGAACGAACTTTTAAGTTGGTTATTCATTCAACAAAAGCAATACGGCAGTGCGTTTAGGCAAGAAAAAGCCATTTTCAAACGCATGAACGGCAGCTCTACCACTCGCTTAGAAAATTTAGGCAATGATGCCCTAGACAATGAAGAACATGAAGTTGCCAAAGATATTTACAGCTATATCATTGAAAATACCAGTAATAAAATAACACAGTTAGATGCCGAGTTAAACCTCATTGATATTGAATTATTAAATGCTTCTACTAATCAATTAGATGCTATTCAAAAAAAATACGATGCTTTAGTAGATGAATATGGCTACAAAACGCAATCATTACAACTTCAAGTTGCCTATGCTAATTTTCTAACATTTACAAAGAATGATCCCGCACCTGCACAAAAATTATTGAAGAATAGTTTAGAGCTGCCATTAAGTGACAGAGGTACCGCGTATTTAAAATTAGCGTTAGGCGATATTTTGGTGTATGACAAAAAGTTTAACGAAGCACTCATCTACTTCTCACAAATTCAGCAAAAATTAAAGAACGATGTACTTGGTCAAGATGCCCGTTATAAAGTAGCACAAACTAGTTTTTACAAAGGAGATTTCGATTGGGCTTTAACGCAATTAAAGGTACTGCGAAGTTCTACTTCTCAACTAATTGCTAACGATGCTATGCAGCTGAGCCTATTAATATCAGACAACTCACTTGAAGACTCTACACAAACTGCTCTAAAAAAATATGCAAGGGCAGATTTTTTAGCCTATCAGAATAAAACCGGCGAAGCAATAACCGCATTGGGCGATATTTTGGAAAACCATAAGGGCGAAAAAATTGAAGACGAGGCGCTTTTAAAACAAGCACAATTATTTGAGAAGCAAAAGAAATACGAAGAGGCACAATTAAACTATCAGAAAATCATCACATTCTATGGTAATGGCATTCTAGCAGATGATGCCTACTATGCTTTGGGCGAATTGTATAGGAAAGTATTGAACGACCCTCAAAAGGCTAAAGAGCAGTACGAGAAAATCATCTACAATTATCAAGATAGTTACTACTTTCCTGAAGCAAGAAAGAACTTTAGAATCTTAAGGGGAGACGCTATAAATTAA
- a CDS encoding DMT family transporter, whose protein sequence is MNWALLIIAGLFEVAFAFCLGKAKETTGNEMYMWYVGFLVTLAISMILLVKATQTLPIGTAYAVWTGIGAVGTVLVGIFVFKEPATFLRILFITTLIGSIIGLKVVSH, encoded by the coding sequence ATGAATTGGGCACTATTAATAATCGCGGGTCTTTTTGAAGTAGCTTTTGCCTTCTGTTTAGGTAAAGCAAAAGAAACCACTGGCAACGAAATGTACATGTGGTATGTTGGCTTTTTAGTCACACTTGCCATAAGTATGATACTATTAGTGAAAGCGACACAAACATTACCAATCGGTACCGCATATGCAGTATGGACAGGTATTGGTGCAGTAGGCACAGTACTAGTTGGTATATTCGTATTCAAAGAACCAGCAACTTTTTTACGTATACTTTTCATTACCACATTAATAGGTTCTATCATAGGACTTAAAGTAGTATCTCATTAA
- a CDS encoding endo alpha-1,4 polygalactosaminidase: MKNFILLLMLSVFLACSNQDDYTNTEEVTEENENFSAIPVYNHAYIENYEVDQLAYIALNATNAYVLVDPFEDNVAESIAEIKANGNQIAAYISIGTGEDWRDDFNELQPFLTTEQWAEWPGEYFVNTTTTGIIDVMKARIDKIADLGFDWVEFDNMDWALYDETRETYGIEVSKEQGIAYYQELCNYVHEKGMKCMAKNFVENAEDFDGVTYESYNDEKNWWDTSGAQSFLDDEKLVIIIHYNESNCNQVYTDYQAIYNEDLSFICEDTTVKKYLHYNE, from the coding sequence ATGAAAAATTTCATTCTACTTTTAATGTTATCGGTCTTTCTTGCTTGCAGTAACCAAGATGACTATACAAATACGGAAGAGGTAACGGAAGAAAATGAAAATTTCAGCGCTATACCAGTCTATAACCATGCATATATTGAAAATTATGAAGTAGACCAATTAGCCTACATTGCTTTAAATGCAACAAATGCATATGTATTAGTTGATCCGTTTGAAGATAACGTTGCAGAATCGATAGCTGAAATAAAAGCCAACGGCAATCAAATAGCAGCCTATATCAGTATTGGTACAGGTGAAGACTGGAGAGATGATTTTAATGAACTTCAACCTTTTTTAACTACCGAACAATGGGCAGAGTGGCCAGGTGAATATTTTGTGAACACTACTACAACCGGAATAATCGACGTCATGAAAGCTCGAATTGATAAAATTGCAGATTTGGGTTTTGATTGGGTAGAGTTTGATAATATGGATTGGGCATTGTATGATGAAACGCGAGAGACATATGGTATAGAAGTTTCGAAAGAACAAGGAATTGCCTACTATCAAGAACTTTGTAATTATGTGCATGAAAAAGGCATGAAGTGCATGGCTAAGAACTTCGTTGAAAATGCAGAGGATTTTGATGGTGTCACTTATGAATCATACAATGATGAAAAAAACTGGTGGGATACCTCTGGAGCCCAAAGTTTTTTAGATGACGAAAAACTTGTTATTATAATTCATTATAACGAAAGCAACTGCAATCAGGTTTATACTGATTACCAAGCTATTTACAACGAAGACCTTTCATTTATCTGCGAAGACACCACAGTAAAAAAATACCTTCATTACAATGAATAA
- a CDS encoding amidase, translating to MNFKFNCCLLIMSMIFLGCSDEKSIKEKEINIEELTISDIHKSYQDKTFNSEQLVKIYLERIENFDSTLNAITVINPQALKIAKELDKEYQRTGTLRPLHGIPLIVKDNINTEGLPTTAGSLALQNYIPEENAFIIEKLVEAGAIIIAKSNMAEWAFSPMHSESSTVGTTRNPYNTNYVPAGSSGGTGASIAANFGTIGLGTDTGNSIRGPSSHNALVGFRTTLGLVSRSAIVPLYLRNDVVGPMCRTVEDATKVLEVIADIDPKDPLTAYSEGKTPAGYTQFLKKDALNGSRIGVLRTLSDDSPHPEINQLFNNALLQLDSLGASVIDSVIVPDFQNLKQNQWCATFRKDVETFLSDYVKNDSLKTIEDIIEVGSKSDFARERLVRNTAHTGRWEDSEIPCLDAYTDIRRIAFREAIENMMDSLQLDAIVYPSWNNPPAPIDQFQEEYKGDNSQIISPHTGQPAFTVPMGFTNNNLPAGLQFLGRMYDEPILIGLTYSYEQGTKHRKSPDLK from the coding sequence ATGAATTTCAAATTCAATTGCTGTCTATTAATTATGAGTATGATTTTTCTTGGCTGCTCTGATGAAAAAAGTATAAAAGAAAAAGAGATAAATATTGAAGAATTAACCATTTCCGATATACATAAATCATATCAAGATAAAACCTTCAACAGTGAACAGCTAGTGAAGATCTATCTTGAAAGAATTGAAAATTTTGATAGCACTTTGAACGCAATTACTGTGATCAACCCCCAAGCCCTAAAAATAGCAAAAGAACTTGATAAAGAATACCAACGAACAGGCACTCTACGACCTTTACACGGCATACCGCTAATTGTTAAAGACAATATCAATACAGAAGGTTTACCTACTACTGCCGGTTCACTAGCACTGCAAAACTATATACCTGAAGAAAATGCGTTTATTATTGAAAAACTTGTGGAAGCCGGTGCTATAATAATTGCAAAATCCAACATGGCCGAATGGGCATTTAGCCCAATGCACAGTGAAAGTTCAACAGTTGGCACAACTAGAAATCCATATAATACCAATTATGTACCTGCTGGATCTAGTGGTGGTACAGGTGCTTCTATCGCTGCTAATTTCGGAACTATAGGGCTAGGAACAGATACCGGAAATTCCATTAGAGGCCCGTCTTCTCATAATGCATTAGTAGGGTTTAGAACCACCCTAGGTTTAGTTAGTAGAAGCGCAATTGTTCCGCTTTATTTGAGGAATGATGTAGTTGGCCCTATGTGCAGAACTGTTGAAGATGCAACTAAAGTTTTAGAAGTTATTGCAGACATAGACCCTAAAGACCCACTAACAGCATATTCAGAAGGGAAGACACCAGCAGGTTATACACAATTCCTTAAAAAAGATGCCCTTAACGGTTCTAGAATAGGTGTTCTGAGAACCTTAAGTGATGACAGTCCGCATCCTGAAATAAATCAATTATTTAATAATGCACTTCTCCAATTAGACTCTTTAGGAGCTTCGGTAATCGATTCGGTTATCGTACCTGATTTTCAAAACTTAAAACAAAACCAATGGTGTGCCACTTTTCGCAAAGATGTCGAGACTTTTTTATCTGATTATGTTAAAAATGATTCACTAAAAACCATTGAAGATATTATTGAAGTAGGAAGCAAGTCTGATTTTGCAAGAGAAAGGTTAGTAAGAAATACCGCCCACACTGGAAGATGGGAAGATTCAGAAATACCCTGTTTAGATGCTTATACAGATATACGCAGAATTGCTTTTAGAGAAGCTATAGAAAACATGATGGATTCTTTACAACTAGATGCCATTGTATATCCATCATGGAACAATCCACCAGCACCTATTGATCAATTTCAAGAAGAATACAAGGGAGACAATAGTCAAATTATTAGTCCGCATACGGGGCAGCCAGCTTTTACCGTTCCTATGGGTTTTACAAATAATAATCTACCTGCAGGACTCCAGTTTCTGGGCAGAATGTATGACGAGCCTATTTTAATAGGACTTACCTATTCTTATGAACAGGGCACCAAACACAGAAAATCACCCGATTTAAAATAG
- a CDS encoding T9SS type B sorting domain-containing protein, with the protein MRFCLLLITFTFCHLSQAQVTPAERAALLAFYNATDGPNWFSENDADPTDDWDFSGPVTNDWKGITIFGGNVISINMNPNQLITEANNLTGTIPNEIGNFPSLRLLNLAGENLTGNLPASLFDLTELSYLNLVANNLSGEIPDEISQLVNLVNLYLTNNNFDGEIPVSITTLTNLESLELSGNNLSGEIPIELTNMIQLITLKLGSNQLTGFLYPEYENLVNLETFYLFSNSLTGTIPPELGNMTSLRFLNIGRNDLNGTLPDNLGNLSNLEFMDISSANISDSIPESFGDLTELQSLRLYINELTGTIPASLANLTQLRNFEVFNNELSGELSPNFGQWSQLITFKAGSNQLTGFIPESYASFINMTNFEVSYNNFSGELSPLFSNWNNITYLNIRDNEFSGELPDTYSNWTNLEIFNIGHNQFSGQLSPDFANWTNAQGLNFQHNQFEGPVPDFTAVLTDDIQGEFIQINNNRFQFGDFEDEFDYYNQELFGFFYNDQASVNDIETFDNCVGSSVTLSTLVSGTANVYQWFKDGSPISGANDADLILDPLSVTDAGVYTCEITSTIVTDLTLERNPITVTVNNNAPTANEIVDISICDPDGDGFAIFPINLADLESQTIGSQTGLTVSYYDVSGNPLPLIDNFTNTTPNTQTITVRVVNSSGCSDETSFNLITTLPATAEQLADTTVCGSFTLPELDLSNNYYTQPNAEGTQLQAGENITITQTIYIYAGVGNCSDQSNFTVTIEPVLAVDELEDVTECGVFILPQLNNGIYYTQPGGAGSILTAGESITENSTIYIYDTNEVCFAESSFQVTIDLIACENSDEAIKLKFPNFFTPNEDGTNDVWEVDQDFFTLRGTVTIYDRYGKLLYQFNAETGSWNGTFNGRRLTATDYWYRFVEEEGSTIVTGHFSLIR; encoded by the coding sequence ATGAGATTCTGCTTACTATTAATCACCTTCACTTTTTGTCATTTATCACAAGCCCAAGTTACTCCGGCAGAAAGAGCAGCGTTGTTAGCCTTTTATAATGCAACAGATGGTCCAAATTGGTTTAGCGAGAATGATGCTGACCCAACAGACGATTGGGATTTCTCTGGTCCTGTAACGAATGACTGGAAAGGAATAACAATCTTTGGCGGCAATGTGATAAGTATTAACATGAACCCTAATCAATTAATAACTGAGGCAAATAATCTAACAGGTACAATACCCAATGAAATTGGTAATTTCCCATCTTTAAGGCTACTTAATTTAGCAGGCGAAAACCTGACAGGAAATTTACCTGCCAGTCTCTTTGATTTAACCGAGCTTTCCTATCTCAATTTAGTGGCCAATAATTTATCTGGAGAAATACCAGACGAGATTTCTCAACTCGTTAACCTTGTCAATTTATACCTTACCAACAACAATTTTGATGGAGAAATACCGGTTTCTATAACAACGCTTACCAATCTTGAATCTTTAGAACTTTCAGGTAATAACCTATCAGGAGAAATTCCGATTGAATTGACTAATATGATTCAATTGATAACTTTAAAACTTGGATCAAACCAACTTACAGGCTTTTTATATCCTGAGTACGAAAACCTCGTTAATCTTGAAACTTTCTATTTATTCAGCAATTCACTTACGGGGACTATCCCTCCTGAACTAGGCAATATGACTAGCTTAAGGTTTTTAAATATTGGTAGAAATGATTTAAATGGTACTCTACCAGACAATCTTGGAAACCTAAGTAACTTAGAGTTTATGGACATTAGTTCAGCGAATATATCTGACAGTATTCCAGAATCATTCGGAGATCTTACTGAGTTACAAAGTTTACGTCTATATATAAATGAACTAACAGGTACAATTCCGGCTTCACTTGCCAATCTAACACAACTAAGAAATTTTGAAGTTTTCAATAATGAATTATCAGGCGAACTATCACCTAATTTTGGACAATGGAGTCAATTAATAACCTTTAAAGCGGGATCCAATCAACTTACAGGCTTCATTCCTGAAAGCTATGCTAGTTTTATTAATATGACCAATTTCGAAGTATCTTATAATAATTTTTCAGGAGAATTATCTCCTCTCTTTTCAAACTGGAATAATATTACATATTTAAATATACGTGATAATGAATTTAGTGGCGAACTACCAGATACGTATTCCAATTGGACTAATCTAGAAATATTTAATATAGGTCACAATCAATTCAGCGGTCAACTATCTCCAGATTTTGCTAACTGGACCAATGCGCAAGGACTTAATTTTCAACATAATCAATTTGAAGGACCAGTACCGGATTTCACAGCTGTTCTTACTGACGACATTCAGGGAGAATTCATACAAATAAACAATAACAGGTTTCAATTTGGAGATTTCGAAGATGAATTTGATTATTACAACCAAGAACTTTTTGGGTTTTTCTATAATGACCAAGCCAGCGTAAATGATATTGAAACTTTTGATAATTGCGTAGGCTCTAGCGTAACGTTATCAACTCTAGTTAGTGGTACGGCAAATGTTTATCAATGGTTTAAAGATGGCTCTCCCATATCAGGAGCAAACGATGCTGATCTAATTCTTGATCCTTTAAGTGTAACAGATGCAGGAGTGTATACTTGCGAAATTACAAGCACCATAGTAACAGACCTGACCCTAGAGCGAAACCCTATAACTGTTACAGTAAACAATAATGCACCTACCGCCAATGAAATAGTAGATATTAGTATTTGTGATCCGGATGGAGACGGATTTGCCATTTTCCCTATCAATCTTGCCGACTTGGAATCTCAAACAATTGGAAGCCAAACAGGGTTGACAGTCTCCTATTACGATGTATCAGGAAATCCCCTGCCCTTAATCGACAATTTTACCAACACCACACCCAACACACAAACCATAACTGTTCGCGTTGTCAATTCTAGTGGTTGTTCTGACGAGACTTCGTTTAATTTGATAACGACATTGCCTGCCACTGCAGAACAATTAGCAGATACAACGGTTTGCGGAAGTTTTACGTTGCCAGAATTAGATTTAAGCAACAACTACTATACACAACCCAATGCCGAAGGCACTCAATTACAGGCTGGAGAAAATATTACCATAACGCAGACCATTTATATTTATGCTGGTGTAGGTAATTGCTCAGATCAATCCAATTTTACGGTGACTATAGAACCTGTTTTAGCAGTTGACGAATTAGAAGATGTCACAGAATGTGGAGTATTTATTTTACCGCAATTAAACAACGGAATCTATTACACTCAGCCCGGCGGAGCAGGAAGTATTTTGACAGCTGGTGAATCTATAACAGAAAATAGTACAATCTATATTTATGATACTAATGAAGTTTGTTTTGCTGAATCAAGTTTTCAAGTTACTATAGATCTAATAGCCTGTGAAAATTCTGATGAAGCGATAAAATTAAAATTCCCTAATTTCTTTACCCCTAATGAAGATGGCACTAATGATGTTTGGGAGGTTGACCAAGATTTCTTCACTCTTAGGGGAACAGTTACCATTTATGACCGCTACGGGAAACTACTTTATCAGTTCAATGCCGAAACCGGAAGCTGGAACGGAACTTTTAATGGAAGAAGACTAACGGCAACAGATTATTGGTATAGGTTTGTTGAAGAAGAAGGAAGTACAATTGTTACTGGGCACTTCTCCTTGATAAGATAA